One Streptomyces formicae genomic window, GCCGCATCACCCGCTGGGCGCTCATCGCCCCCTGGGCGGCATCCGTCCTGATGACCGCCATCGGCTTCAAGTGGATGCTCAACCAGACCGCGGGCGTGCTCAACACCCTGATGCTTGACCTGGGCCTGATCGACAGCTCCAAGGACTGGCTCGGCAAGGCGGAGACCGCCTGGCCGTGGATGATGGCCGTCGCCGTCTTCGTGTCGCTCCCCTTCACCACGTACACGCTGCTCGCCGGACTCCAGACCATCCCGCAGGACGTCTACGAGGCGTCGCGCATCGACGGCGCGGGCCCCTGGCAGACCTACCGCCACATCACGCTCCCGATGCTGCGGCCCGCGTTCCTCGTCGGCGTGGTCATCAACCTCATCAACGTCTTCAACTCCTTCCCGATCATCTGGGCCATGACCCAGGGCGGTCCGGGCTACGACACCTCCACGTCGATGGTGTTCATGTACAAGCTGAAGGAGACCGACATCGGTGAGTCCGCGGCCATGTCGGTCGTCAACTTCCTGATGGTCGTGGTGCTCGTGCTGATCTTCCTGAAGGTCAGCCGGTGGAACGAGGAGGACTGATGGCCACCGTGACGGCGACCCGCCCCGCGCCCCGGAAGGACGGCGGGCCCAAGAAGCCGCGGCGCACCTTCCGGCCCCGCACCCTGGTCATCACGGCCTTCGCCTGGCTCCTCGCGGCGATCTTCCTCGCGCCGTACCTGGAGATGATCGTCACCGCGCTGCGCCCCAAGGAGGAGCTGCGCGATCGCACGTACCTGCCCCAGAACCTGGAGTGGGCCAACTTCGTCGACGTCTGGAAGGAGTCGGACCTCGGCCAGAACCTCCAGGTCACGCTCCTGGTGGCGGGCGGTGCCACGCTCCTGGTCCTGCTGGTCTCGCTGCCCGCCGCGTACTACACGGCACGCATGCGCTACCGGGGCCGCAAGCTCTTCCTGCTCCTGGTCCTGGTCACCCAGATGTTCCAGCCGACGGCCCTCCTGGTCGGTCTCTACCGCGAGTTCCACCAGCTGGACATGCTCAACTCGGTCTGGACCCTGATCCTCACCAACGCGGCGTTCAACCTGGCCTTCGCGGTGTGGATCCTGACGGCGTACATCTCCTCGATCCCCCCGGAGCTGGAGGAGGCCGCCATGGTCGACGGCACGAGCCGCTTCGGCGCGATGGTCAAGGTGACGCTGCCGCTGGCCCTGCCGGGCGTGGTGACGGCCGTGATCTTCACCTTCATCACGTCCTGGAACGAGTTCGTGATGGGCCTGACCCTGACCACCCAGCCGGACAAGCAGCCGCTGACGGTCGGCATCAACAACTTCATCGGCAACTACACGGTGCAGTGGAACTACCTGTTCGCGGCGTCCGTGGTCGCTATCGTTCCCGTCATCGTGCTGTTCGCGTTCATCGAGCGGCACGTGGTGTCGGGGCTCACGGCGGGGTCGGTGAAGTAACGCGTGATGGGGCGGGGTCAGTTGGATCAGGATCGGTTGACGCGGGAGATCGGGGAACTGTCCGACGAGGCCGCCGTCCAGGCGCTCGCGGCCGTGGCCGAGGAGCTCGGGCTCCTCGGCGCGGCACGCCAGTACGACTGGGACGAGGCGGAGTTGAGCGAAACGCTCGACGCCGGGTATGTCGACGCGTATCTGAGCCCGGGACAACCGGTAGCGTCCGAAGGGGAGTTGGCGCGCGCCACCCTGGTGTACGTGGCCTCCCTGGGGGAGGACATGGCGCGTACGGTGAACGAGGCCGCCGACTTCGCCCGCTCGCCGGGCGAGCGGTCCCTGCTCATGACGATCGGGGTGCCCGTGCTCGTCGTCGTGGTCCTGCAGACCGAGGTGCTCGTGAAGCGGGACACGCGCGGCAAGTGGAGCCTGACCATCCATAAGAAGGCCATGAAGGACGCGGCTCTCGGACGGGTGTTCACGGCGCTGCTGTCGCGGATCGGTGGGGGCCAGTAGGAGGCGGGCAGCGGCAAGGGGGCGGGATGGCGGTCTCGGCGAGGGCGTCGTACGCGTGGCGCTGCGAGGAGTGCGAGCGCGAGAGCGACGCCGTCGTGTGGCGCGTGATCGACGCCCGTGAACGCGCCGACGTGCTGGCCGAGCCGGGCCAGGGGCTGTCGTGGGTGGACTGCCCCGGCTGCGGGACGCGGGCGTACGTCGACGCTCCGCTGCTGGTCCTGCGGCCGGGCGTTACGGCGCCGCTGCTGCTCGCGCTCTCCCTCGACGAACTCAGGGGCGACTCCTCGGAGTCGGTGACCGCGCTGCTCGGCGAAGCCGAACGGTCCGGTGCCTTCCTGGGCGACGCCTTCGAAGGGCAGCTGATCCCGCTGCCGCGCAGGCTCCTGCCCGTCGTCCTGGCCCGCGACCTCGACCGGGACCTGGCCGACCCCGCCGCGGCCCGCGCGGCATTGGAGCAGGCGGGGCAGCCGACGGTCGACAACTACGGGACCTTCCTCCAGTACCTCGCGGAGAGCCGCGAGGACGCCAGGGTGGACCGGCTGCTCTACGCCGTGCTGACCAGCTTGCCGGACGCGCTCGACGAACTCCTGCGTACGGAACCGGAGTTGACGCAAGGGACCCGAGTGCGTGACGCCGGGCGCGAAGAGCTGCGCAACGCGGCAGGCACCCCCATCGAGTCGGTGCTCGACAGGCGCCAGCGGCTCCTGGAGGAACTCTGCGACGGACACACCCCGCAGGACGAGGCGGTGCGGCGCTACTTCGCGTCCCTGAGCGAGTTCGGGGGCGATCTGAAGGCGCGGCTGCACGAGCTGTACGAGACGGCCTTCGCCGCCGAGGGGCTCGACGGCATCGAGGCGGCACGCGAGGGCCTCGCGCTCGCCGCCGACCTCGGCGAGGAGGAGACGGAGACCTCGCTCGCCGCGCTGCTCGGCGAACGTCTGGTGGCCGCCGTCCACGCCGGACTCGACGCCGACCTGTCCGAGGCGTTCGGGCTGCTCGAACACGCGCTGGCCAGGCTGCCCGAGGGCAGCTTCGAGTGGGTGCGCACCGCCAACAACCTCGCCAGCGCCCACTACTCGCGTGACGACGGCGACCGCCTGGAGGTCTGGGAGACGGCCCGCGACCTCCTGGCGCGCGCGAGCCGCCTGGACCGCCGGGAGCACCCCGAATTCTGGGCGAGGATCCAGACCAACTACGGACTGCACCTCTCGGAGCGGCCGGGCGGCGATGCCACCGACCTCACCCTCGGCATCGACCACATCAGGGCCGGACTCGAAGAGCGCTCCCCGGAACGCTCCACGGTCAACTGGGCCTACTCCATGGTCAACCTCGGCCTGCTCCTCTCCCGCCGCGCGGAGTCCGACGACGCGGGCGAGGCGGAGCGCTGCTATCGAGGCGCCCTCGATCACCTCGCCCCCGGCGACGACCCCGCCCTCTGGTCCCAGGCCCAGTGCAACCTGGCCGACCTGCTGCTCACCCGCGACCCGCCGGACGCCCACGGCGCGCGGGCCGCCGCGACCGCCGCGCTCGACCTGTCCGCGGCCCGCCCCGGCCTCCTCAACACCGGGCGCGTCACCTGGCTCCTCGCCCAGGCCGTCGACCTGCTCGAAGGCCCCGACAGCGCCGAGAGCGTCCGGCTGCGCCGCGCGGCCCTGGCCGCCACCTCGCCCACTCTCGCGCCCTCCCTGCACCTGAACATCGCCAGGGAACTCGTCAACTCCTACGCGGAGGCGAAGCGTTGGGAGGACGCGGCCGACGTGGCGTCCGGCATGCTGACCGCCGTGGGCGCGCTCTACGACGCCCAGGTCACCGTCGCGAGCCGCCGGGGCGTGCTCGTGCAGGTGGACAGGCTCGCCCGCTGGACCGCGTTCCTCCTCGCCCGCGCGGGCCGTGTCGAACGCGCGGTGGAGGCGATCGAGCGCGGCCTCGCCTGCGAGCTCTCCGTGGTCGCGGGGCGGGGCGCCGCGGACCTGGCGGAACTCGACCAGGTCGACCCCGTCATGGCCCGTCGCTACCGCGACGCACAGGCCCGCTACGGCGCCTCGGTCACCGAACCGTCCGCGATGACGCCCGCGGGACTCG contains:
- a CDS encoding CHAT domain-containing protein encodes the protein MAVSARASYAWRCEECERESDAVVWRVIDARERADVLAEPGQGLSWVDCPGCGTRAYVDAPLLVLRPGVTAPLLLALSLDELRGDSSESVTALLGEAERSGAFLGDAFEGQLIPLPRRLLPVVLARDLDRDLADPAAARAALEQAGQPTVDNYGTFLQYLAESREDARVDRLLYAVLTSLPDALDELLRTEPELTQGTRVRDAGREELRNAAGTPIESVLDRRQRLLEELCDGHTPQDEAVRRYFASLSEFGGDLKARLHELYETAFAAEGLDGIEAAREGLALAADLGEEETETSLAALLGERLVAAVHAGLDADLSEAFGLLEHALARLPEGSFEWVRTANNLASAHYSRDDGDRLEVWETARDLLARASRLDRREHPEFWARIQTNYGLHLSERPGGDATDLTLGIDHIRAGLEERSPERSTVNWAYSMVNLGLLLSRRAESDDAGEAERCYRGALDHLAPGDDPALWSQAQCNLADLLLTRDPPDAHGARAAATAALDLSAARPGLLNTGRVTWLLAQAVDLLEGPDSAESVRLRRAALAATSPTLAPSLHLNIARELVNSYAEAKRWEDAADVASGMLTAVGALYDAQVTVASRRGVLVQVDRLARWTAFLLARAGRVERAVEAIERGLACELSVVAGRGAADLAELDQVDPVMARRYRDAQARYGASVTEPSAMTPAGLAPTAREQAVAERALRTVVEEIRTIPGFEDFLRTTELRDIARAAAGVPLAYLVNAPWGSYVLVVTGTEPAVRAVHVPEVTSITLLRLLVMDPEDDTTGLWLVQQATRLRRRREFPATLERLTALAPLMRPLAELLAEDPAKGAVVVPTGLLGLAPLHAVPLGPDPDRVVDDIGTLVVAPSAAVHAVSRARAARPPEAVPRLVAVTDPDGSLPGSRSELAEILDLFGPRGEAGHAVGADATVSWVLDHLAEASYLHLSCHGSSGTESQGGSLALADGHLDMDTLVRHRLPLCRLTVASACQSGHYGIIETPDEFLGLPAAFLQAGAACAVTSLWQVDDMATAFLMTRFYELLFEGHGPVPALRLARGWLRRLTWDGLGRYADEHRHLADLSARYAVPGTPTTERPFASPVHWGAFTAWGM
- a CDS encoding carbohydrate ABC transporter permease — encoded protein: MATVTATRPAPRKDGGPKKPRRTFRPRTLVITAFAWLLAAIFLAPYLEMIVTALRPKEELRDRTYLPQNLEWANFVDVWKESDLGQNLQVTLLVAGGATLLVLLVSLPAAYYTARMRYRGRKLFLLLVLVTQMFQPTALLVGLYREFHQLDMLNSVWTLILTNAAFNLAFAVWILTAYISSIPPELEEAAMVDGTSRFGAMVKVTLPLALPGVVTAVIFTFITSWNEFVMGLTLTTQPDKQPLTVGINNFIGNYTVQWNYLFAASVVAIVPVIVLFAFIERHVVSGLTAGSVK
- a CDS encoding carbohydrate ABC transporter permease, which translates into the protein MSLKAPPSPAESGRGRGGRAPRPVSRRSGIARLGPLPWIAPVILLILAVVVWPVVELIRTSFLNISIAGKVRGSAGTDKFKKLFEESDFGSVLMWTVVWTVVVVTVTMLLSLALAQLFNQKFPGRRITRWALIAPWAASVLMTAIGFKWMLNQTAGVLNTLMLDLGLIDSSKDWLGKAETAWPWMMAVAVFVSLPFTTYTLLAGLQTIPQDVYEASRIDGAGPWQTYRHITLPMLRPAFLVGVVINLINVFNSFPIIWAMTQGGPGYDTSTSMVFMYKLKETDIGESAAMSVVNFLMVVVLVLIFLKVSRWNEED